ttcaataatgGATATTCCTGTATAgttaacatacatacaaagaaagacattaagataaaatagtaacatttataatgaaaacaaactCTCTATAATTAAccgaagaaaattaaaaacacaatgaAAGCGATTTCCGAATATCTTAGAGATATCTTGTGTTTATACGTCATCTTAAATATCCGACTAAGCTTCATCTTCACTAGCTGAGACTGATTTTCTAGATTCGGGTGTCGCGGGTCTAGAGTTTCTTGAACCGGATCTAGATCTAGATCCAGAGTGAGATCTCGATCCAGAACGACTGCGTGATCCACTTTTGGATCTTGACCTGGAACGCGACGCACTCTTCGACTTTGACCTGGAACGGCTTTTGGAtctaaaaaatagtaattttatgttaatcaaGTCTgcattatttcttaaatttttattcgataTTATATTCACCTTGATCGCGATCTCGATGGGCTTTTGGATCTAGATCCACTTTTGGACCGAGAGCGACTCTTCGACCTGGAAGGGCTTTTTGAGCGAGATCTACTTTTTGATCTAGATCGGCTTTTCGAGCGGCTCTTCGATCTGGATCGGTCTTTAGACCTGGATCGACTCTTTGATTTTGGTCGGCTCTTAGCTGAACCGGACCGCGAGCGACTTCTCGACTTCGATCGACTTTTTGAACGTGATCTATAACAAATGAAAAGTGTCAAGcaaatgtgaaattaaattaactatacTCCGATTTCgatgatgaaataaaagcaACGTTATAATGTAATCCgagtaattacatttataatattgaaaaaaaaaaataaggctagtgcttgaattaatatacaaatgaatGATAAAGCCTGAATAATGTATCCCCACGAGCTGGATTCGAACCGGCAACAATCTGGATATCAACATTgaattaggattttttttactcacTTGTCACTGTCTGATGCCGACATAATCCTCTTCCGTCCCTTATTGGCGGGAGGACTTCGACTCCCGCTTCCGCTGCGACTTCCGCCGCGACTCCGGCTGCGTGACTTGCGCTTACCACCATCGGAGTCTGATTCCGAAGTCGATATAGTTTCTTTTGATACGATCTTAGCGCGCTGTTTAGCTCCCAGCTTATCCTCCGCCATTTTGGCTTTCTCGCGTTTACCGATACCCCTTTCGCCCTGTATAAGATAGATTGTAAGACATTTTCACACATtctctttcattttatttttcgtccATACGAGCACAAGTGATGTAGAGATTTTGTTTATTGGTCAAACAGTAAACGACTGACGAGCTACAGTACACAGCTTATATCGTAGgtgtatagattaaaaaatatataataatagtgcCTCACCTTCTTTCTGCTCTTATTCCTCGGCGCATCACTATCAGTGTCGCTGGTTCGTTGATTCTTCTTCTTAGTTTTACCTTTACGTCCTTCGGCATCGCGCTTGCGTTTACGTTGTTTCGGTTCCCTTTAATCAaagcatattatttaatactatttaaagtATCAGCGTGTGTAACTTAGAATACAACTAggcaattattaaattaatatcagcatatttaatatttattaaccagTGCCATGAACGttgtttggaaaaaaaaataaaaaaaatcctaggACATACaggttatatattactaaGGAAAATTTGTCGGCATGAGGTTGAACTATACTAAGACACCagtatcatatattataatataattgagatctaagattttcgcgagttttattcatttaaatgaaactaatatttttcggataaactacgcagatgttttttattttgctgaaaagtaaccgaaaccgAAACTAATTCCTGTACGAACCCTTCTTCCCTCGGCCTGTCTTGTTCGCTGCCAGAGTCTGATATATACTCGTCTCTCCTGCGGCCTCGTCCTTTCTGTTTGCTCTCAGACGGCATATCCGCGAATAACAACGCGTTCTTTGTCTTCTCCTTGTATTCTTGTCGCTTCTGTAACATTTCCACTGTGCTTTTCGCTTGTTCCTCCTCCCTCCGTTTGCGTTCTTCCtcctgtaatttattataattgattattttccTAAGATTCGAACAATGAGTAGTTCCATActctgaaaatttatattcaattatatattacagataAGCCATCGTTATGTTTGTTTGGACTATAAATCAGTGAACATTATTCCGTAAGTTGAATCGTGATCTTCAATAATTCTACACCAAATCAAAGCCCCTGTATATAACATTCGTACCTGTTGTTTCCTGAAGGCCTCTCGTTGTTCTCGTTGCTTGTCCCTGAGTGTGAGTTCCTCCTGGTGTTGCCGTCTCGCTCTCGCTACATGCCACTGCGCCTGGGAGAGTAGGTCGGCGCATGTCCTGGCCTCGGCCGCGGCCGCTGCCCCACTGCCGAGTGGGCCGGTCGTTTCGCGAACCTCAGTGGTCGCCGCGCCGTCCGTCACAGCGGGCGTGCCCTCGGTGTTGGACAAACGTTGGAAGTATctggaacatttttttttatatcaaaggtggcaaacgagcagactaGATGGCAGGGAGTGACCGTCGCCTATGGGCATATGCAACATAAGGGAAGTTGCGGAGGCGTTGTCGGCCTTGATTGCGGAAAAGGGAaaaggcaaccggctctctcactacTACTTCACGCCTATGTTCTGGGAGAGGGTGGTGATTCCCCGGTCCAGCCAGCCTGTGTTCAAGCTGTCGTAGCTTAACTACAGTTGTGATATCTGCTAACCCATGTAACATGTGCTGTTATATGTAaactttatagttttattatatatgtataaagctAAAACGGTCGAATTAAGTTAATGTGAGTATGTAGCTATAATCCAACCTATGTGAGACATGTAGTTCATGAACCGCTCTCAGTACGACCCTGAGTTCGGATCGTTCGTCTTTCAGCACGTGGGCAGCCAGGCGTCGTAGAGCGAGCGCGGTGTTGTAGAGTAGGGCGGGGTCGTGGGGCGCTACCCGACGTGCTCTCAGTAGAGACGTGCGAGCGGCACGCGCTCTACCCGCTAGTGTCTGAGCGCGCCCGAGCCACGTCAACCACTCCACGTCGTGATGGGTCCGAAACTTTCTTATGCAGTTCTCGTactgcaataaaaattttattatatggagGGATATTATAAAGGACTCCACCGGTGTCGCTTTGAAAGTCGCAGGGCTAACAGCAATAAActttacaaaacatatatatatacatatataaaggaAGTTTTTTTTGAGAGAAATCTTTGGTGGTTCTGcgtgaaatcaaaaaaatatttaaaaatttaaagtgtcGGATAGTTATATACTCTTTTGTTCCTTACAAAATCCATAGAAGGTCTTTAAAAATTACCACAACCACAAACATTACattcacttttattaattaaattaaatgacatcactatataacatataataaatatttactacatattgttcaatatacattatttttatctaaaaaattcaactgttttctcattaaaacaatcctaaaacaaattttattgattctgTTTAAGGTGTTAAAAATtcgaattgaaaaaaaaaagttaaattctcTCAACAAAGTGTCTATGAAAgcagtataaatatttttggtctCTCCCCCACCCTCTATgcatatatctatgtatatatatactcctGTATATTGACACTCACCATTTGTATGGCATTTATGTATTGTTTCTGATCCACGTATATATGAGCAATGTTCATCCAGACGTCTGGAAAATCAGCCGTCGCTTCCCGCACCTGGGCGAAGATATCGCGAGCTTCGTTGATGCAACCCTGTAATGAACACGAAATTCATATCAAATTTGTACTAAATTCTTATTgattcatacaaaattatttttttattgtctaaaGATAGTAATACAGCTGAATAGCTTTAAGTATAGTATTTCTTGTGTGATATTTAACACCCGTCATTCACCTCACTGTGCGGTCGATGAGCGCATGTATATTTTCTCTTAAACTCTTTTTTGTTCCGCTATCATATTCAGTTATCAATTTCTACTCTCCTAGTTATTGCTGTGTACTATTTTATATGCCGACGACCCATATTACCATCTGTAGTGCACTAGTTAATAACGTTGACAATTTTTTCGACTGAGCCGTAATTTCTAAAGGATTTAGgtgaataaagtattatttctaatgttattataaccATCAAACAGCTCACTTTGTGAGCGAGCACGCATCCTATACCGTTGGCTGCCCATATATTCTTCGGGTCGTTCTTCAGCACCTGTTTATACAAAGCGAGAGCTCGTTCTTGATGTCTCTTCTCGCGATCCTTCTCACGACCTGGCTGGTGTAGAGTCTGAAGCCACACGTTgcctgaaatattatttttaaaaaaatgcctGAAAATTACAGTTCAGATATGTAtgattatacttatattataaaagcgtCTCCACTGATGTATAGATGTGTATCACACTAAACGGATTTCGATGAAATTTTCCAATAAAGTAGCTTAGACGTTAGGAAATTTAGGCAATAATTTATCCTCTCATTCCGTATATGCAGGGGAGCACATCACaagtttatgtaatataaggTCCCGCCACTTAAACGCTATGTTACGAAgtcaattaacatatataatgtgttaAGTAATCGTCATTCTTTATATCTCTCTGAACATAAGACGAACGAAGTCATGTGCcaaatctattatattttacatatagcCTCACCGAGCGCAATCAGCGAGTAGGCGTCGTTGGACGTGGTGGAGTTTTGTAAGATCCGTTCAAACTTCTTCTGCCCCGGACCCCACTCCTGCTGCGCCAGGTGAAGGTTCCCCAGCAGCGACCACGTGTCCGGGTGCTCTATATTCACTTTCAAAGCTTCTTTGAACCAGTCCGACGCTTCGTATATCTGCCCTTTATCTCTTGCCATGCAGCCCAATCTATTATAGTGTGGTAACATTTTATTCCATATTCGTTAGTCTTAGACGGTTACATACacctttatatgtatattcttatGTAAATCTTATGTctataatcataattattctattattcgtataaatacttttttgaagttttttatttattaacatattatcaatttaatgtaaataaaaattaagtaataatccaaactttttataactacACAATCTCTTTATGGTATTCTTTGTGTTAAGC
This genomic window from Danaus plexippus chromosome 14, MEX_DaPlex, whole genome shotgun sequence contains:
- the LOC116769857 gene encoding RNA polymerase-associated protein CTR9 homolog, coding for MSLEIPLMSTDEVIELDPESLPCGEEVLSILQQERSQLNVWINVALAYYKQNKIDDFLKILEASRVDANIDYRDFERDQMRALDMLAAYYVQEANKEKSKDKKKELFTEATLLYTMADKIIMYDQNHLLGRAYFCLLEGDKMAQADTQFNFVLNQSPNNVPSLLGKACIAFNRKDYRGALAFYKKALRTNPNSPAALRLGMGHCFMKLNNQEKARMAFERALQLDPQCVGALVGLSILKLNLQESESNKMAVIMLSKAYAIDPKNPMVLNHLANHFFFKKDYSKVQHLALHAYHNTENDAMRAESCHHLARAYHAQGDCVKAFQYYYQATQFAPPNFVLPHYGLGQMYIYRGDTENAAQCFEKVLKAQPGNYETMKILGSLYANSPSQLQRDIARQHLKKVTEQFPDDVEAWIELAQILEQNDLQGSLNAYTTAMKILKEKVNAEIPAEILNNVAALHYRLGNLNEAMKYLEEALEREKVEAETLDAQYYNSILVTTMYNLARLNEALCVYNKAEKLYKDILKEHPNYIDCYLRLGCMARDKGQIYEASDWFKEALKVNIEHPDTWSLLGNLHLAQQEWGPGQKKFERILQNSTTSNDAYSLIALGNVWLQTLHQPGREKDREKRHQERALALYKQVLKNDPKNIWAANGIGCVLAHKGCINEARDIFAQVREATADFPDVWMNIAHIYVDQKQYINAIQMYENCIRKFRTHHDVEWLTWLGRAQTLAGRARAARTSLLRARRVAPHDPALLYNTALALRRLAAHVLKDERSELRVVLRAVHELHVSHRYFQRLSNTEGTPAVTDGAATTEVRETTGPLGSGAAAAAEARTCADLLSQAQWHVARARRQHQEELTLRDKQREQREAFRKQQEEERKRREEEQAKSTVEMLQKRQEYKEKTKNALLFADMPSESKQKGRGRRRDEYISDSGSEQDRPREEGEPKQRKRKRDAEGRKGKTKKKNQRTSDTDSDAPRNKSRKKGERGIGKREKAKMAEDKLGAKQRAKIVSKETISTSESDSDGGKRKSRSRSRGGSRSGSGSRSPPANKGRKRIMSASDSDKSRSKSRSKSRSRSRSGSAKSRPKSKSRSRSKDRSRSKSRSKSRSRSKSRSRSKSPSRSKSRSRSKSGSRSKSPSRSRSRSKSRSRSKSKSASRSRSRSKSGSRSRSGSRSHSGSRSRSGSRNSRPATPESRKSVSASEDEA